A single region of the Sulfitobacter geojensis genome encodes:
- the lepB gene encoding signal peptidase I, with translation MADKEKSGNAFVETVKTIVYALVIAGVFRTLFFQPFWIPSGSMKETLLIGDFLFVNKMAYGYSYASCPSLMLHNLGIEVDARDVCGSFDGDNTRLWGGEPERGDVVVFRHPVSGRDYIKRLIGLPGDTVQVKLGLVYLNGEPVKVEDAGVFEEVMTAQGPQRLRPRCENGPVGEGGPCEKSRQIETLPNGVSHPILNIGNQQSDNTGIYTVPEGHYFFMGDNRDNSADSRLAQQVGGVGFVPYENLIGRADRIMFSSAGRSMLYFWTWRSDRFFKGVE, from the coding sequence ATGGCCGACAAGGAAAAATCCGGCAACGCCTTTGTCGAAACCGTAAAAACCATCGTCTATGCCTTGGTCATCGCAGGTGTGTTCCGCACTCTGTTTTTCCAACCTTTCTGGATCCCGTCAGGGTCGATGAAAGAGACATTGCTGATCGGCGATTTCCTGTTCGTGAATAAAATGGCCTATGGCTATTCCTACGCCTCCTGTCCGTCACTGATGCTGCACAATCTTGGCATTGAAGTCGACGCGCGCGATGTCTGCGGCAGCTTTGACGGCGACAACACACGCCTGTGGGGCGGCGAGCCTGAACGCGGTGACGTTGTGGTCTTTCGCCATCCTGTATCGGGGCGGGATTATATCAAACGCTTGATTGGTCTGCCCGGTGACACGGTTCAGGTGAAACTGGGTCTGGTCTATCTGAATGGCGAACCGGTCAAGGTCGAGGACGCTGGCGTGTTCGAGGAAGTGATGACAGCGCAAGGTCCGCAACGTCTGCGCCCGCGCTGTGAAAACGGCCCTGTCGGCGAGGGCGGTCCATGTGAAAAATCACGCCAGATCGAAACCTTACCTAATGGCGTGTCCCATCCGATCCTGAACATTGGCAATCAACAGTCTGACAACACTGGCATCTACACAGTGCCGGAAGGCCACTATTTCTTTATGGGTGACAACCGCGACAACTCTGCGGACAGCCGTCTGGCGCAACAGGTGGGCGGCGTTGGCTTCGTGCCTTACGAGAACCTGATTGGCCGCGCAGACCGGATCATGTTCAGCTCGGCTGGCCGGTCGATGTTGTACTTCTGGACATGGCGCAGCGACCGTTTCTTCAAAGGGGTTGAATGA
- the rnc gene encoding ribonuclease III translates to MKLSSDLRAFQGRIGHVFTDPALLVRAVTHASMSSANRDDNQRLEFLGDRVLGLVMAEALLGSDKQASEGQLAPRFNALVRKETCADVAREIDLGQVLKLGRSEMISGGRRKQALLGDAIEAVIAAVYQDAGFEAARALVLRLWGDRIDTVEDDARDAKTALQEWAQARKLAPPKYVQVARSGPDHAPVFTIAARLENGAEAQATAPSKRSAEQAAATTLLAQLENSK, encoded by the coding sequence ATGAAGCTAAGCAGCGATCTTCGGGCCTTTCAGGGGCGTATCGGGCACGTATTCACCGATCCCGCGCTGCTGGTCCGTGCGGTAACGCATGCCTCCATGTCATCGGCCAACCGTGACGACAACCAACGGCTGGAATTTCTGGGCGATCGTGTTTTGGGTCTGGTGATGGCTGAGGCGTTGCTAGGCTCTGACAAACAGGCCTCCGAAGGGCAGCTGGCCCCACGGTTCAACGCGCTTGTCCGCAAGGAAACCTGCGCCGATGTGGCCCGTGAAATTGATCTGGGACAGGTGCTGAAACTGGGGCGTTCGGAAATGATTTCCGGCGGGCGGCGCAAGCAGGCGCTGTTGGGCGACGCCATCGAGGCGGTGATTGCAGCGGTCTATCAGGATGCCGGTTTCGAAGCAGCACGCGCCCTTGTGCTGCGGCTTTGGGGCGACCGGATCGATACTGTCGAAGATGACGCGCGCGACGCAAAAACCGCGCTTCAGGAATGGGCACAGGCCCGCAAGCTGGCACCGCCGAAATACGTTCAGGTGGCCCGTTCCGGTCCCGATCATGCGCCGGTCTTTACCATTGCCGCACGGCTTGAAAACGGGGCCGAGGCACAGGCCACCGCCCCCTCAAAACGCAGCGCCGAACAGGCCGCCGCAACGACGCTTTTGGCGCAACTGGAGAACAGCAAATGA
- the era gene encoding GTPase Era — MSSPESTGQSAGFIALIGEPNAGKSTLLNRMVGAKVSIVTHKVQTTRARIRGVAMEGNAQLVFVDTPGLFQPRRRLDRAMVAAAWGGASDADVVVLLIEAHRGVTEGVERILEGLAEVGQGRKVALAINKIDRVEAPVLLGLTQKLNELYPFAETFMISAEKGHGVDVLRKWLADELPEGPWLYPEDQIADLPMRMIAAEMTREKLTLRLHQELPYQLTVETENWEERPDGSARVDQLVYVVRDGHKGIVLGNKGETIKAVGKAAREELEEFLGRRIHLFLQVKVRANWLEEAERYTEMGLDFKDGNT; from the coding sequence ATGAGCAGCCCCGAGTCCACAGGACAAAGCGCCGGATTTATCGCCCTGATCGGCGAACCCAACGCAGGGAAATCCACCCTGTTGAACCGCATGGTCGGCGCAAAAGTGTCGATCGTCACCCATAAGGTCCAGACAACCCGCGCCCGCATTCGCGGCGTCGCGATGGAAGGCAATGCACAGCTGGTATTTGTCGATACTCCCGGTTTGTTCCAGCCGCGCCGCCGTCTGGATCGCGCCATGGTCGCCGCCGCTTGGGGTGGGGCGTCTGATGCTGATGTGGTGGTGCTGCTGATAGAGGCGCACCGCGGTGTAACCGAGGGCGTTGAACGTATCCTTGAGGGGCTCGCCGAAGTGGGGCAGGGCCGCAAGGTCGCATTGGCCATTAACAAGATCGACCGCGTCGAAGCGCCGGTGTTGTTGGGGCTGACACAGAAACTGAACGAGCTATATCCCTTCGCGGAGACATTTATGATCTCTGCCGAAAAAGGACACGGCGTGGATGTCTTGCGCAAATGGTTGGCGGATGAACTGCCCGAAGGGCCGTGGCTTTATCCCGAAGACCAGATCGCGGATTTGCCAATGCGCATGATTGCGGCCGAGATGACCCGCGAGAAACTGACCCTGCGTCTGCATCAGGAATTGCCCTATCAGTTGACGGTGGAAACCGAAAACTGGGAAGAACGCCCTGACGGTTCAGCCCGTGTGGATCAACTGGTCTATGTGGTGCGAGATGGTCACAAAGGCATCGTGCTGGGCAATAAGGGCGAGACGATCAAAGCGGTGGGCAAAGCGGCGCGCGAGGAACTGGAAGAATTCTTGGGCCGACGTATCCATTTGTTTTTGCAGGTAAAGGTGCGCGCGAACTGGCTGGAAGAGGCCGAGCGCTATACCGAAATGGGCCTTGATTTCAAAGACGGCAATACCTGA
- a CDS encoding DUF1491 family protein — translation MARLTARFWVDAYLARLSVYDIPAFVVAHGDDTGGAVLVKLATLDGQAVVFQRSFDLMSGERQWVELSTGAERDVDEAIARQRGFDPDLWVIEVEDRQGRHLLDQDGLA, via the coding sequence GTGGCCAGATTGACTGCGCGGTTCTGGGTCGATGCCTATCTGGCGCGGCTTTCGGTTTATGATATTCCGGCATTTGTGGTGGCGCATGGCGATGATACCGGTGGCGCCGTTCTGGTGAAACTTGCCACTTTGGACGGTCAGGCCGTGGTTTTTCAGCGTTCTTTCGACTTGATGAGCGGTGAACGCCAATGGGTCGAATTGAGCACAGGTGCCGAGCGTGACGTGGACGAGGCGATTGCCCGTCAGCGCGGATTTGACCCTGATCTTTGGGTGATCGAAGTCGAGGACCGGCAGGGGCGCCATCTGTTGGATCAGGACGGTCTTGCGTGA
- the recO gene encoding DNA repair protein RecO, with translation MEWRDQGILLRSRRHGETSVIIEVFTPERGRHAGIVRGGTSRKIAPILQPGAQLDLAWRARLEDHIGAFSVEPLRSRAAAAMASRQSLAGLNTVTALLCFCLPEREPHAPLYARTEALLDLLGDWDLWPLAYLQWELALLEDMGYGLDLSACAVTGVTEGLTYVSPKSGRAVSTKGAGDWADKLLPLPEVLRGEGDASDADIAQGFAVTGYFLGTHLAADLGNKPLPEARARFVDAFNRGL, from the coding sequence ATGGAATGGCGCGATCAGGGGATCCTTTTACGTTCGCGCCGCCATGGGGAAACCTCTGTCATTATCGAAGTTTTTACGCCAGAACGCGGGCGGCATGCCGGCATTGTGCGCGGGGGTACAAGCCGCAAGATCGCGCCGATCCTTCAACCGGGCGCGCAGCTTGATCTGGCGTGGCGGGCGCGGCTGGAGGATCACATCGGGGCCTTTTCTGTCGAACCCTTGCGCAGTCGGGCGGCGGCGGCGATGGCCAGCCGGCAAAGCCTGGCAGGACTGAACACCGTAACGGCCTTGTTGTGTTTCTGCCTGCCGGAACGCGAACCACATGCACCGCTTTATGCCCGTACTGAAGCATTACTGGATTTGCTTGGTGACTGGGACCTGTGGCCCTTGGCGTATCTACAGTGGGAATTGGCGCTGCTTGAGGACATGGGATACGGGCTGGACCTCAGCGCCTGTGCGGTGACGGGGGTGACGGAGGGCTTGACCTATGTTTCACCCAAATCCGGGCGGGCTGTATCGACAAAAGGGGCGGGTGATTGGGCGGATAAACTGCTGCCTCTGCCGGAAGTGTTGCGCGGGGAGGGCGACGCGTCGGATGCCGATATTGCACAGGGATTTGCGGTTACGGGATATTTTTTGGGCACCCATCTGGCGGCGGATCTTGGCAACAAACCTTTGCCCGAGGCGCGCGCGCGCTTTGTGGATGCCTTTAATCGCGGGCTTTGA
- a CDS encoding META domain-containing protein produces the protein MPSHLILALILGLTILQPDETLRSYGGAAREWHLVTLNGTAFDTTATLSFPSRNRITGQAPCNRYNSRNAAPYPWIAIEEIAATRRACPDMQAETAYFVALKSANVAVIDGDTLTLSDEEKALLVFKARD, from the coding sequence ATGCCCTCTCATCTTATCCTCGCACTCATCTTGGGGCTGACGATCTTGCAGCCGGACGAAACCCTGCGCAGCTACGGCGGCGCAGCGCGCGAATGGCATTTGGTGACGCTCAACGGTACCGCGTTCGACACGACCGCAACCCTCAGCTTTCCCAGCCGCAATCGCATAACGGGTCAGGCCCCCTGCAACCGCTACAACAGTCGCAACGCTGCGCCCTACCCGTGGATCGCAATTGAAGAAATTGCCGCCACCCGCCGTGCCTGCCCCGACATGCAAGCGGAAACCGCATACTTTGTCGCGCTTAAATCAGCCAATGTGGCCGTGATCGACGGTGACACCCTGACCCTGTCAGACGAGGAAAAGGCGCTGCTGGTTTTCAAAGCCCGCGATTAA
- a CDS encoding TetR/AcrR family transcriptional regulator, protein MSKLRLSPDKWLTAGFEALVASGPTALAAEPLARTLGTTKGSFYWHFKDLPAFQDALLAAWQAKALEQVMEAVSQTGEAETRLRSFGKTVLDDPVEPKLRAWAQSDARTAAMLAEVDTERLHLLARLLTALGLGNPDFARALQATLIGLPLLDEGSDTSAFDILVDTILALD, encoded by the coding sequence ATGAGCAAACTGCGCCTATCCCCTGACAAGTGGTTAACAGCCGGTTTCGAGGCGCTTGTCGCCTCTGGCCCCACCGCTTTGGCCGCTGAACCTCTGGCACGTACTTTAGGTACAACAAAGGGGTCGTTTTACTGGCATTTCAAAGACCTGCCCGCTTTTCAGGACGCCCTCCTGGCCGCATGGCAGGCCAAAGCGCTTGAACAGGTGATGGAGGCGGTCAGTCAAACCGGCGAAGCAGAAACACGGTTGCGCAGCTTTGGCAAAACCGTGCTTGACGATCCGGTTGAGCCCAAACTGCGCGCTTGGGCGCAAAGCGACGCGCGCACAGCGGCAATGCTTGCGGAGGTCGACACCGAGCGGTTGCACCTGCTGGCGCGGCTGTTGACGGCATTGGGCCTTGGCAATCCCGATTTTGCCCGCGCATTACAGGCCACGTTGATCGGCCTGCCCTTGCTGGATGAAGGCAGCGATACCAGCGCTTTCGACATTCTGGTCGATACCATTCTGGCCCTCGATTAA
- a CDS encoding acyl-CoA dehydrogenase family protein, with protein sequence MAHDGQDMTLEQAPVLLNDLLGLSAAAVPPVEALLEKAKTSVRALVSKDGRLSAGLIEAHQTAAHGLAWLATYAQALRQMHEWAEALNKDGKFGETEQLIHQIAFGEYLWQIYGGIQMNQGEVLRLQDMGLSQEDMRGLMEPAIQTLTQGGNTQAARTRLVELMQEQSANITVGASGLDEELEMIREQFRRYAVEKVEPFAHEWHLKDELIPMEVIDDLAEMGVFGLTIPEEFGGFGLSKASMCVVSEELSRGYIGVGSLGTRSEIAAELIIAGGTDEQKQKWLPRIASAETLPTAVFTEPNTGSDLGSLRTRAVKDGDDYKITGNKTWITHAARTHVMTLLARTDSDTSDYKGLSMFLAEKTPGDDANPFPTEGMTGGEIEVLGYRGMKEYELAFDGFHVKGENLLGGEEGKGFKQLMETFESARIQTAARAIGVAQSALDLSIQYAQDRKQFGKALINFPRVSSKIAMMAVELMVARQLTYFSAFEKDEGRRCDVEAGMAKLLGARVAWAAADNGLQIHGGNGFALEYKISRVLCDARILNIFEGAAEIQAQVIARRLLG encoded by the coding sequence ATGGCACATGATGGTCAGGACATGACATTGGAGCAGGCACCGGTCTTGCTGAATGATCTGCTGGGGTTGAGCGCGGCGGCAGTGCCCCCGGTAGAAGCCCTGCTGGAAAAAGCAAAGACAAGCGTACGCGCCTTGGTCAGCAAAGACGGTCGTCTGTCTGCCGGCCTGATCGAAGCGCATCAGACGGCCGCCCATGGCCTTGCCTGGCTTGCGACCTATGCCCAGGCCCTGCGTCAAATGCACGAATGGGCCGAGGCGCTGAACAAGGATGGCAAATTCGGCGAAACAGAACAGTTGATCCACCAGATCGCCTTTGGAGAATACCTTTGGCAGATTTACGGTGGCATCCAGATGAACCAGGGCGAAGTGTTGCGCCTGCAGGATATGGGACTGTCCCAAGAGGACATGCGCGGTTTGATGGAACCTGCCATCCAGACCCTGACACAGGGCGGCAATACCCAAGCGGCACGCACCCGTCTAGTCGAATTGATGCAAGAGCAGTCCGCCAATATCACTGTCGGTGCCAGCGGCCTTGATGAAGAACTCGAAATGATCCGCGAGCAGTTCCGCCGTTACGCCGTGGAAAAGGTCGAACCCTTTGCACATGAATGGCACCTCAAGGACGAATTGATCCCGATGGAGGTGATCGACGATCTCGCCGAGATGGGTGTTTTCGGCCTGACCATCCCAGAAGAGTTTGGCGGTTTCGGTCTGTCCAAAGCGTCGATGTGCGTGGTGTCCGAAGAATTATCGCGCGGGTATATCGGTGTCGGATCACTGGGCACCCGCTCTGAAATCGCGGCCGAGTTGATCATCGCGGGCGGTACGGATGAACAGAAACAAAAATGGCTGCCGCGCATCGCCAGCGCCGAAACCTTGCCGACGGCTGTTTTCACCGAACCCAACACCGGCTCCGACCTTGGGTCGTTGCGCACGCGGGCGGTCAAGGACGGCGATGACTACAAGATAACCGGCAACAAAACATGGATCACACATGCGGCCCGCACCCATGTGATGACCCTGCTGGCACGCACGGATTCCGATACGTCCGATTATAAGGGGCTGTCGATGTTTCTGGCCGAAAAGACGCCAGGCGATGACGCAAACCCCTTCCCCACCGAGGGCATGACCGGCGGCGAAATCGAGGTGCTGGGCTATCGCGGCATGAAGGAATACGAGCTGGCGTTTGACGGCTTTCACGTCAAAGGTGAAAACCTGTTGGGCGGGGAAGAAGGCAAGGGCTTTAAACAGCTGATGGAAACCTTTGAGTCTGCCCGCATCCAGACCGCGGCGCGGGCCATTGGTGTCGCGCAATCCGCGCTTGATCTGTCGATCCAGTATGCGCAGGACCGCAAACAGTTCGGCAAAGCGCTGATCAACTTCCCGCGTGTGTCGTCCAAAATTGCCATGATGGCGGTAGAACTGATGGTTGCGCGCCAGCTGACCTATTTCAGTGCGTTCGAAAAGGACGAGGGCCGGCGCTGTGACGTCGAAGCGGGTATGGCCAAGCTGTTGGGCGCGCGCGTCGCATGGGCCGCAGCCGACAACGGTCTGCAAATCCACGGCGGCAACGGTTTCGCGCTGGAATACAAGATCAGCCGTGTGCTGTGCGATGCACGTATCCTTAACATCTTTGAGGGCGCGGCTGAAATTCAGGCACAAGTGATCGCGCGTCGCCTTCTTGGCTAA
- a CDS encoding sulfite exporter TauE/SafE family protein — MEHLFPSLSILSLLLAFGIALVAGFVKGVVGFAQPLILISGLTLFLPPELALAGLIIPTLVTNAMQSLRHGPQAAWASVKAFRVFLICGGITLVIAAQMVRVVPEAVLLMAIGIPALAYAALQLGGLGFSLPRRSSKVEAAVGGIAGVLGGLSGVWGPPTVMYLTALGTPKADQLRVQGVIYGAGAVALFFAHLASGVLRADTIPFSILLILPAVLGMWAGGKVVDRIDQVIFKRATLVVLLLAGANLIRRAIF; from the coding sequence ATGGAACACCTTTTCCCCTCGCTTAGCATCTTATCCCTGCTGTTGGCCTTTGGTATCGCGCTTGTGGCGGGATTCGTCAAAGGTGTGGTCGGGTTTGCCCAGCCGTTGATTCTCATCTCCGGTCTGACGCTGTTCCTGCCGCCAGAACTGGCGCTGGCCGGTCTGATCATCCCAACCCTTGTGACAAACGCCATGCAGTCCCTGCGCCACGGACCTCAGGCCGCTTGGGCTTCGGTCAAGGCGTTTCGCGTCTTTCTGATTTGCGGAGGTATCACCTTGGTCATCGCCGCGCAGATGGTGCGGGTGGTGCCCGAAGCGGTGTTGCTGATGGCAATTGGCATACCGGCGTTGGCCTATGCGGCACTACAACTTGGCGGTCTGGGGTTTTCGCTGCCGCGCCGCAGCTCAAAGGTGGAGGCGGCTGTAGGCGGCATCGCTGGCGTGCTTGGCGGGCTGTCCGGCGTCTGGGGGCCGCCCACGGTCATGTATTTGACAGCGCTCGGGACGCCCAAGGCGGATCAATTGCGGGTGCAGGGTGTGATTTACGGGGCTGGGGCGGTGGCGCTTTTCTTTGCGCATCTGGCATCCGGCGTGCTGCGCGCGGACACCATTCCTTTTTCAATCCTGCTGATCCTGCCTGCCGTACTTGGCATGTGGGCAGGGGGCAAAGTGGTCGACCGCATTGATCAGGTCATATTCAAACGGGCGACCCTGGTTGTGCTGTTGCTCGCCGGCGCAAATCTGATCCGGCGCGCTATTTTCTAG
- a CDS encoding helix-turn-helix domain-containing protein produces the protein MSHPVDIHVGRKLKQIRTLRRLSQTDVARKLDLSFQQIQKYEIGSNRVAASRLFELAQILDVPPSFFFDGLHDNDNEAPQKDTGMEIVTALAAIKDDDIKSRIVTFIEDVSGVTVARRS, from the coding sequence ATGTCACATCCCGTCGATATTCACGTCGGTCGCAAACTAAAGCAAATCCGAACGCTTCGGCGCCTGTCCCAAACGGACGTGGCGCGAAAACTGGATCTCTCGTTTCAACAAATACAAAAATACGAAATCGGGTCGAACCGCGTCGCTGCAAGCCGGCTGTTCGAACTGGCGCAAATTCTGGATGTCCCGCCGTCTTTCTTCTTTGACGGCCTACACGACAACGACAACGAAGCGCCGCAAAAAGACACCGGCATGGAAATCGTCACAGCACTGGCCGCGATCAAGGACGATGATATCAAATCGCGGATCGTGACCTTTATCGAGGATGTATCGGGCGTGACGGTCGCGCGGCGCAGCTGA
- a CDS encoding helix-turn-helix domain-containing protein → MQKTADAAQEVPPALLFEMIRSFVTLASTLNLSHAVKDLDSTRQTVRRHISHLENSMGAPLFLVEDRRYQLSSLGESVLPDAKDFLARGTLWLRGQSRTVGALQRLQANVDDWDFYQQQQPLGKIWSDPSLLLRETFRAWTMARGEIESKWFAHVRPYLIIYRQSDIGWICVEFGQKSVYVKWFGQDYARSSIGRPISKMPAGVEFSHLIYEAFDEVQAAQMARLDHVLTHMPRSDAETLVPVAYQRLILSGAFPDGSPAVMSLVLPVEELNISDLEPGRTNNLGPVEQFEFPSEEAIFEKLLVDP, encoded by the coding sequence ATGCAAAAGACTGCTGACGCAGCGCAAGAAGTACCTCCGGCGCTTCTATTCGAAATGATCCGCTCTTTCGTTACGCTCGCGTCGACGCTTAATCTCAGCCATGCTGTGAAAGATCTCGACAGCACGCGTCAAACCGTGCGGCGGCATATTTCCCATCTTGAAAACTCGATGGGCGCACCGCTTTTTCTGGTCGAAGACCGGCGGTACCAATTATCCAGCCTGGGCGAAAGCGTTTTGCCCGATGCTAAGGACTTTCTGGCGCGTGGCACGTTATGGCTGCGCGGGCAGTCGCGTACGGTCGGGGCGTTGCAACGATTGCAGGCCAATGTTGATGATTGGGATTTTTACCAGCAACAACAGCCGCTTGGGAAAATTTGGAGCGATCCGTCGCTGCTGCTGCGCGAAACTTTTCGGGCGTGGACGATGGCGAGGGGCGAGATTGAAAGCAAATGGTTTGCCCATGTGCGCCCTTATCTGATCATCTATCGGCAGTCCGATATCGGCTGGATTTGCGTCGAATTCGGCCAGAAATCGGTGTATGTAAAATGGTTCGGGCAGGATTATGCGCGCTCCAGTATTGGCCGCCCCATCAGCAAAATGCCCGCCGGTGTCGAGTTTTCACACCTGATTTATGAGGCATTCGACGAGGTACAGGCGGCGCAAATGGCGCGACTGGATCACGTGCTTACCCATATGCCGCGGTCGGATGCGGAAACTCTGGTCCCAGTTGCCTATCAGCGTTTGATCTTGAGTGGCGCTTTTCCCGATGGTTCGCCGGCCGTCATGTCGCTGGTTTTGCCCGTCGAGGAATTGAACATCAGCGATCTGGAGCCAGGCCGAACCAACAATCTGGGCCCGGTGGAGCAATTCGAGTTCCCCTCCGAAGAGGCCATATTTGAAAAGTTGCTGGTTGATCCATAA
- a CDS encoding phosphoenolpyruvate carboxykinase: protein MTFGRVNPQFRLEDQQINGLGDVYYNLMEPALVETALKRGEGTLGNGGAFLVTTGKFTGRSPKDKHVVKTPSVTDTIWWENNAEMSTAGFDALYDDMIAHMQGKEYFVQDLVGGADPRHAINVRMVTELAWHGLFIRTMLRRPEREDLDHFTADFTVINCPSFQADPKKHDCRSETVIAMNFDRKLILIGGTEYAGENKKSVFSLLNYLLPEKGIMPMHCSANHATGNPVDTAVFFGLSGTGKTTLSADPNRTLIGDDEHGWSDNGTFNFEGGCYAKTINLSREAEPEIYDTTKKFGTVIENMVFDPDTKELDFDDDSLTANMRCAYPLHYISNASAKATGGHPKNIIMLTCDAFGVLPPIARLTPAQAMYHFLSGFTSKVAGTERGVTEPEPTFSTCFGAPFMPRRPEVYGNLLREKIAQHGATCWLVNTGWTGGAYGTGSRMPIKATRALLTAALEGDLAEVTYRKDANFGFEVPVAVDGVADILLDPRRTWDDGEAYDRQAAKLVNMFSENFAQYMPFIDDDVKSAAIG from the coding sequence ATGACATTTGGACGGGTAAACCCGCAGTTCCGCCTTGAAGATCAACAGATCAACGGGTTGGGCGATGTCTATTATAACCTGATGGAACCGGCGCTGGTCGAAACCGCGCTTAAGCGTGGTGAGGGGACGCTGGGCAACGGCGGTGCCTTCCTTGTCACCACCGGCAAGTTCACCGGCCGTTCACCAAAAGATAAACATGTCGTCAAAACGCCCAGCGTGACCGACACGATCTGGTGGGAAAACAACGCCGAGATGTCGACCGCAGGGTTTGACGCGCTTTACGACGATATGATCGCCCATATGCAGGGCAAGGAATACTTTGTGCAGGATCTGGTCGGCGGTGCGGATCCGCGTCACGCCATCAACGTGCGCATGGTTACCGAACTGGCATGGCACGGGTTGTTCATCCGCACGATGTTGCGCCGTCCCGAGCGCGAAGACCTTGATCATTTCACTGCCGACTTCACCGTCATCAACTGCCCCAGCTTTCAGGCCGACCCAAAGAAACATGACTGCCGGTCCGAAACCGTGATCGCCATGAACTTTGATCGCAAGCTGATCCTGATCGGCGGCACGGAATACGCGGGCGAGAACAAGAAATCGGTCTTTAGCCTGCTGAACTATCTGCTGCCCGAAAAAGGCATCATGCCGATGCACTGCTCTGCCAACCACGCGACGGGCAACCCTGTTGATACGGCGGTATTCTTTGGCCTGTCAGGCACCGGCAAAACGACCCTGTCGGCAGACCCGAACCGCACCTTGATCGGCGATGACGAACATGGCTGGTCCGACAACGGCACGTTCAACTTCGAGGGCGGCTGTTACGCCAAAACGATCAACCTGAGCCGTGAGGCGGAGCCGGAAATTTACGACACGACTAAAAAATTCGGCACGGTTATCGAAAACATGGTTTTTGATCCCGACACCAAAGAGCTGGATTTCGACGACGACAGCCTGACTGCCAACATGCGCTGCGCCTATCCGCTGCACTATATCTCCAATGCGTCGGCCAAAGCGACGGGCGGTCACCCCAAAAACATCATCATGTTGACCTGCGACGCCTTTGGCGTGTTGCCCCCCATTGCGCGGCTGACACCGGCACAAGCAATGTATCACTTCCTCTCCGGCTTTACCTCAAAGGTGGCAGGCACGGAACGGGGTGTTACCGAACCCGAGCCGACGTTCTCCACCTGTTTTGGCGCGCCGTTCATGCCGCGCCGCCCCGAGGTCTATGGCAACCTGTTGCGCGAAAAGATCGCCCAGCACGGTGCGACCTGCTGGTTGGTAAATACCGGTTGGACCGGCGGGGCCTATGGCACGGGGTCACGCATGCCGATCAAGGCAACGCGCGCGCTGCTGACTGCCGCGCTTGAGGGCGATCTGGCCGAAGTGACCTATCGCAAGGACGCGAATTTCGGGTTCGAAGTGCCTGTTGCCGTAGACGGCGTTGCCGATATTCTGCTGGATCCGCGCCGCACATGGGACGATGGCGAAGCTTATGACCGTCAAGCGGCCAAGCTGGTGAACATGTTCTCTGAGAATTTCGCCCAGTACATGCCGTTCATTGATGACGACGTGAAATCAGCCGCAATCGGCTGA
- a CDS encoding response regulator transcription factor yields the protein MSKIALVDDDRNILTSVSMTLEAEGFEVETYNDGQAALDAFNKKLPDMAVLDIKMPRMDGMDLLQRLRQKTAMPVIFLTSKDDEIDEVLGLRMGADDYVKKPFSQRLLVERIRALLRRQDAVETGEVGDTEETKVMDRGDLKMDPLRHAVTWKGKDVSLTVTEFLLLQALAQRPGFVKSRDQLMDVAYDDQVYVDDRTIDSHIKRLRKKMRTADDEFSAIETLYGIGYRYNEE from the coding sequence ATGTCAAAAATTGCATTGGTGGACGACGACAGGAATATCCTGACGTCTGTGTCGATGACTCTTGAAGCCGAAGGTTTCGAGGTGGAAACATACAACGACGGGCAAGCCGCGCTCGACGCATTCAACAAGAAACTCCCCGATATGGCCGTGCTGGACATCAAGATGCCGCGCATGGACGGGATGGATCTGTTGCAGCGGCTGCGTCAGAAAACGGCGATGCCGGTGATCTTTCTGACCTCCAAAGATGATGAGATCGATGAGGTGCTCGGCTTGCGCATGGGGGCGGATGACTACGTCAAAAAACCCTTTAGCCAACGTTTGTTAGTTGAGCGGATCCGCGCCCTGCTGCGGCGTCAGGACGCTGTGGAAACCGGCGAGGTCGGCGATACCGAAGAAACCAAAGTGATGGATCGCGGTGATCTTAAAATGGATCCCCTGCGCCACGCGGTGACATGGAAGGGCAAAGATGTGTCCCTGACCGTAACGGAATTCCTGTTGTTGCAGGCGCTGGCCCAGCGTCCCGGTTTTGTCAAATCGCGCGACCAGCTGATGGATGTCGCTTATGACGATCAGGTCTATGTGGACGACCGTACGATCGACAGTCACATCAAGCGCCTGCGTAAGAAGATGCGGACCGCTGACGATGAATTCTCCGCGATTGAGACACTTTACGGTATCGGCTACAGATATAACGAAGAGTGA